GCGAGTTGCACATCACCCGCGAGCATCGCCGCGATGACCTGCGGATTGCCGGTGAACGGCACGTGCGTCGCCAGAATGCCGCTGCGGCTCTTGACCAGTTCCATGCCGAGATGGCCGACGGTGCCGATGCCCGGCGTGCCGTACTTGCCCTGCGAACTGAGGTTGCGTGCCCACAGGAGCAGTTCGGTCGGCGTAGTGCCCTGCGCCTGGCCGGTGACGGCCAGCACCAGCGGCGCGGTGCCGACCATGGCCACGGGCGCGAAGTCCTTCTCGGGATCGAAGGGGGTCTTGGGGTTGAGGAGCTTGGCGATCGTCAGGTTGCCGTTGATCAGTGCGCCGATGGTGTGATCGTCCTGCGCCTTCGCGACCAGGTCGGCCGCCAGGTTGCCGCTGTCGCCCGGCTTGTTCTCCACCAGCACTGGCTGGCCCAGCGACTTCGCCAGGGGCGCCGCGATGGCGCGCGCCGCCAGGTCGGGTGACGCGCCGGCCGGGAAGCCGACGAGCAGCCGCACCGGCTTGACAGGCCAGGTGCTGGCGCTGCCCGAAGAGGTCGGCTTCTGTGCCCAGGCGGCCGGAGCGCAGAGGGTCAGGGCGAGAGATTCGAGGGCGCGGCGCTTGGTGATCATCGAATGGACGAAGAAACGAGTTACATGACGTTACGCACGACAACCCAATCACACAAGTCAACGAAATGTTTCATTCGACGAAATGCCGGCCTCAAGTTTCTCCCGGGAGGGACGATAGAAGAAGGAAGCGAGACGGCAGCCGTCGCTCGCGCAGCCTGCCCCCTGCCACTGGAGCCCCGATGAGAGAAGCCTTTTCCGCCGCGCGATCGTTTCCCCCCGCGATGCAGGGGGCCTCGGTCCTGCCTTCGGCGTGCCTGGCGTTCCGGCTGGCCGGCATGGCCTGCGGCATCGACATGCGGCAGGTGCAGGAGTTGCGCGGGTATGGGGCGGTAGCCAGCCTGAGCCGACCGGCAGTGCAGCGGCGGCGTTGGCTCGAGTTACGTGGGGCGATGGTTCCCCACCTGGATCTGCGCCGTGCGCTTGGGCTGCCGGCCGCCGACCTCGCGCATTCGGCCGTGGTGGTGGTGGCGGCGATCGATGCACGGCTGGCGTGCTTCACCGCCGATGGTGTCCTGGGCGTGCGCCGCAGCGACATGGCGCATGCCCCGCGGCGGGACGATGCCTACAGCCTGGAGATCCGTACACAAGAAGGTGACGCGCTGCGACTGCTGGATCTCGACCGGATCCTGGAAGCCGAAGCGCTCACGGCCTGCTCGACGCGACCGGACGACGACTGGGCGCCGGCCTGTGCCGAAACAGCCTGACGCCCGCCTCAGTGGCGAGCCACCGACAGCAAGCCGTCGATCGCCTGGACCACGCCATGCTTCGAATCCTCGGTCGGCGCGCCTTCGGCGAGCAACGAACGAATCAGCGACAGCGTGTTGAGCAGTTCGGCTTCCATGTCGGTCAGCAAGGGGATCACGTCGTAGTTGGGGTACTTGCCTCGCGCGCCCATGGGGCGGCCCGGGCCGGACAGATCGACGGAGTAACCGTCGCGGATGGCTTCCGATTGAGATTTCATGAGTGCCCCTGCTGGAAGGTTGAATGGATACCGGGAAAAGACGAAGAGCCGCCTGAACGGAAGACCTATGCTGTCACGGCCGCCGCGGCAGGCGCGTCAGCCACTTGCACCAATTGCTTGAGGCGATGCGCCATGCGGTCGATGCGCGCCTGGCGGGCTTCGACGTCGCCCGGCACCGGAGCGCCCGGCACGGCGTCTGGCGCCAAAACCGAAGCGAGTTCGTGCTCCGGCAGGGTGTCACGCAGGACTGAAAGCAGTCCCTTCGAAGTCCATGAGGGTGGGCATGTAGGCGTCATGTAGTACATTGTGCCTACACTTTCTTGTGGTCACAAGATAGTCAACGAATTGTCGCCACATCCCTGGCGTTTCGCGGGAGTTTTTAACGAAAACCAAGGTACTACTTTTCGTAGCACCTCAGGCGTGGCTCCCCCGCCCCTCGCGCTGCAAGCCATCCGCATAGGCCAGACGCAACGCGTCATGCATCCGCTCCAGCAGGTGCAGATGCTCCACGTCCTCCGGCCGGGGTCCCGTGCCACTGCCGCACATGCGGTCACCCAGCGATTCGATCAGATCGGCCCGATGCTCCTCGAGCGTGGCTGCGCACCGCCCCAGCGCCTGGCGAAGATCTTCCAGTGTCGACATGGCATTCATCGTGGGCACCTCGCGGCAAGCGGCACCCAAAGAGTGAGGCAAGGAAGCGCCGGGACACGCAAGGGGCGACGGTCGGGGAGGCAACAGCAGGCATTCGGCATGCGAACACCCTATGGGAAAACATCACATTCAACAATCAGACAGGCACTGACATTCCCGGGGGCCACCGTTACGCGAATCGTCGCGGCACGGGCGACACGCTTCAAGATTGCATGGCGCGGCCGATATCCAGGGACCGGCTCATGAAACCGGTGTATGCCCCATGCCCATCGAAACCCTGCCCGAACAGATCGACACGGATCCGCTCGCGCTCCGCTGCCAGCCCATCGTCGACCTGAACCGGGTCGTCGTCGTGGGCCACCATCTGCACCTGCCGGGCCGATGGGGTACGCGGCTGCCCGCGGCGCCGAGCCGCGCGCCGGCCGGTGCCACAGGTTTCGATGGCGCGAGCAGCACCACCCTGCTGATCGTGGCGCCCGGCGCGGCCGCGCTGCACGAAGCGGCCGCATGCCCGACCGCCCGCTGGACCCAGAAGCTGCTCGCCGCGCTCGGCACGCCCCGGGCGCCGCTGATCATCGACGTGAGCGCGGCCGTCCACGCGTGCTCGGACGCCGACCTGCGTGGCATCGTCACCGCCCTGCGCCGCCAGGGCTTGCGCTGGGCCATCGGCCAGCTGGGTGACGAGTCCACCCACGTCCGGCTGTGGGCGGAGCTCGGCCCGGACTACATGCTGATCGACAGCGCCCTCACCCGCGGGATCGCCCGTTCGATGCGGCGCCTCGAGGTCGCCCGCGCGGTGGCGGCGCTCGGACGCGCCATGGGCAGCACGCTCATCGCCACCGGCGTGGCCGACCCCGACGACCTCGCCGCGCTGCGCGACATGGGCGTGCCGTATGCGCAAGGGCCGCTGCTCGTCGGCGTCGCGACCGCCGACGCCCCCACGCAGGCGCTGGCCCCGGCCGTGCAGGACGCCCTGCATGGCCCGGCCCCCGACATGGATTCGCCGCAGGCGCAGGGGTCGCTCAAGACCGTGCTGCGCAGCCTGCCCATGGTCGACGCGCCCACGGTGCCGTGGCACACGGTCAACGACGAGGTCTTCGCCCTCTTCGAATCGCACATGGACCTTCAGGCGCTGCCGGTGGTGGAGGACGGGCGGCCGGTCGCACTGATCGGGCGCCTCGCCTTCATGAACGCCTACGCACGCCCGCGCTTTCGCGAGACGTCGGGCCGCGCGTCGTGCCGCGCCCTGGCCAACACGTCGCCGCACATCGTCGAACTCGACGCGGAGGTGCAGGAACTGGTCGCCGCACTGATGGCGTCGGACCCGCGCTACCTGAGCGAAGGCTTCATCGTCACCGAGAACGGACGGTATGCCGGCCTCGGGCGGGCCGATCAGCTCTTGCGTGCGGTGACCGAACTGCGTGTGGAAGCGGCGCGCCATGCCAACCCGCTCACCTTCCTGCCCGGCAACATCCCGATCAGCATCCACATCGAGCAACTGCTGATCGACAACATCCCGTTCGTCGCCTGCTACGGCGACCTGAACAACTTCAAGGCCTTCAACGACCACTACGGCTACTGGCGCGGCGACGAGATGATCCGGCTGCTGGCCCGCATCGCGGTGCGCAACGCCGATCCGACGCGCGACTTCGTCGGCCACATCGGCGGCGACGACTTCCTGGTGCTATTCCAGAGCACCGACTGGAAGCAGCGCTGCCTGCGGATGATCGACCAGTTCGAAAGCGCGGCGATGCGCCTCTACGACGACAGCGAACTCGAGGCCGGCGGCATCGAGGGCGAAGACCGGCACGGCGTGCTGCGCTTCTTCGGCTTCACCACCCTGTCGGTCGGTGCGCTGCTGGTGGCGCCGGGGGATTTCGAGGACGCACAGGACGTGGCGAACGCGGCCGCCCTGGCCAAGCACGAAGCCAAGCTGGGCGCCACCGGGCTGACCATCCGCGAGGCGGGCGGGCCGGTCGTGTGAGAACGCAGGGGCCGCTTGGTCAGACGACGTGCAGGATTCGGTCCGACCGGCGCTCGAGGCCTGCCGTCGGCCCGGGTTCGTCGTCGGCCGCTCGGGCCTCGCCCATCAATTCCACCGAATAGAACACACGCTTGAGCTCCGGGTCGTCGGAGGCAACACAGGCGCGGACCTCCGCCATGAACAGCGCGACGAAGCGTTGCGCGGCATGCGAGAGCGGCTCGTTGCTGCGGCGGACCACGCCGACCTCGTGCGTGTCGAAGCGCTCCCGCAGCGGCAGCGCGACCATGCCTTCACGCATGCTGCTCGTCTCGACCAGCGGCCACGGGCAGAAGGTGAGCATGCCGGCCTGTCGCACCAGCGTCAGCATGAGCATGGCGGAGTGCGCGAGGTGGATGCGCTGGTTGGGCGCCGCCACGCCATGCTGGCCGAACAGGTTGTGCATGAACGAGGCCGCTTCACCCGGCGTGAAGTTGAGCACCCAGTCATGGTCGGTCAGCTCGGCGATGGACCTCGCTGTGGCTGCCGGGTGACCGGTGCGCGCCACCACCGTCATCTCGTAGCTGAACAGCGGCTGGGCATGCAGGCCGTCCATCAGCGCATCGGAAGCGATCCGTCCGATCATGAAGTCGAGCGTGCCCGCGCGCAGCCGCGGATACGCCAGCGCTGAGAGTCCGTCGAACAGCTCCAGCTGCATGTGGGGCAGCTCGGCGCGAAAGCGCGGCAGCACGCGCGCGATGAGCGTCTGCGCCACCCACGGCGTGACACCCACCGACAGCCGCTGCGGCGAGGCGCCGTTGCGGTGCCGCGCCACGGCCTCCTCGGCCTGCCGGATCTGCGAGAGCGCGCGTTGGGCATGGTCCAGCAGCTCCTGCCCCGCCGCCGTGAGCAGCGCACCGCTGCTGTGGCGCTGAAAGAGCTGGACCTGCGCATGGCCTTCGAGCTCGCGCAGCCCCTGCGTGACGGTCGCCTGCGTGAGGCACAACGCGCGGGCGGCCGCGCGGATGCTGCCCTCGGACGCGACGGCGACGAGATAGCGGAGTTGCTGGAGCTTCATGACCAAGATGAACGCAGAGAGATGAGGGGGCCTGGCACTGCCGAGGGACAGGAAGCACCCCGGGGTGAACGGTTTTTACCTGTCTGCCTCGACGCAAAGAGCATGCCTAGACTGGCTGGCGCCTCCGCAACCTACCGCCTCGCTGCCCACCCGATGACCGTCGCTGCCGAACTCGATCCCCCCGTCCGCCCCGCAGGCACCGTGCTGCCCGAAGTGAGCGCCATCGCCGCCGACATGGTCCAGCTGCGCCGCCACATCCACGCGCACCCCGAACTGGCCTTCGAGGAATTCGCGACCGGCGACCTGGTCGCCGAGCGGCTGGCGGAATGGGGCTACGAGGTGCACCGCGGCCTCGGCGGTACCGGCGTGGTCGGCACGCTGAAGCGGGGCACCAGCACCCGCCGCCTGGGCCTGCGTGCCGACATGGATGCGCTGCCCATCCACGAGACGACCCAACTGCCTTACGCCAGCCGCCACGCCGGCAAGATGCACGCGTGCGGCCATGACGGCCACACCGCCATCCTGCTCGCCGCGGCGCGCTGCATCGCGCAGGAAGGCGCCTTCGATGGCACGCTGAACCTCATCTTCCAGCCGGCCGAGGAAGGCCTGGGCGGTGGGCGCCGCATGGTGGAAGAGGGCCTGTTCGAGAAATTCCCTTGCGACGCCATCTTCGCGTTGCACAACATGCCGGGCTTCCCGGTCGGCAAGTTCGGCTTCAAGGCCGGGCCCTTCATGGCATCGTCCGACACCGTGCTCGTCACCGTCTCGGGCCGCGGCGGCCACGGCTCCGCGCCGCACCTGTCGGCCGACCCGGTGGTGGCGGCGGCGCACATCATCGTGGCGCTGCAGACCATCGTCGCGCGCAACGTCGACCCGCGCGACATGGCAGTGGTGTCCGTCGGCGCCATCCACGGCGGCGATGCGCCCAACGTGATCCCCGACGAGGTGAAACTGCGCCTGACGGTACGCGCCTACCGCCCCGAGACCCGTGCGCTGCTGCGCGAGCGCATCACGCAGCTGGTGCAGTCGCAGGCCACCACGCTGGGCGTGACGGCCGAGGTGGACTACCACTGGCGCTACCCGGCGCTGGTCAACGACGCGGCCAGCACGACCTTCGCCCGGCAGGTCGCGCTCGACTGGCTCGGTGAAGACGGCCTGCTGGGCGAGCTTGAACCGCTCACCGGCAGCGAGGACTTCTCCTTCATGCTGCAGCACTGCCCCGGCAGCTACCTGATCGTGGGCAACGGCGAAGGCGAAGGCCATCGCACCGGCGGCTGCATGGTCCACAACCCGGGCTACGACTTCAACGACGCCATCCTGCCGACTGCCGCGAGCTATTGGGTGCAGCTGGTGCGCCGCTTTCTTGCACCGGCCGCCTGAAGCTCCTTGTTGCCTTTCCATTCTTTTCGATTGCCCGCCGCCATGACCCTCCGCACCGCCCTCCCCGCGCGCCGCCGCCTGCTGTCCACCCTCGCGCTCGCCATGCTGCCGACCGCGCCGGCATGGTCGCAGGGCTACCCCGCCAAGCCGATCAAGATGGTGGTGGGCTATGCACCGGGTGGCTCGGTCGACATGGCCGCGCGCATCGCGGCCGACGTGATCGCCGCGCAGATCGGCGCCACCGTGGTGGTCGACAACCAGTCCGGCGCCGCCGGTGCAGTGGCAGCGCAGCGCCTCGTCAACAGCCCGGCCGACGGCTACACGCTGCTGACCGGCTCCAGCAACGAGATGGCTGCGACGGGCCAGGTCAACCCGGCGCAGAAGTACGACCCGCTCAAGGACATGACGTCCATCGGCCTCATCGCGACCGCGCCGGTGCTGCTGGTGGCGAGCCCGCGCACCAACGTGAAGTCGCTGGCCGAGTTCATCGAGCTGACTCGGCGCAACCCCGGCAAGTTCAGCTACGGCAGCTCGGGCGTGGGTTCGACGCTGCACTTCGCGGGCGAGCTCATCAAGCAGCGCGCGGGCATCTTCATGACGCACATCCCGTACCGCAGCACCTCGTCGCTCACGACCGACTTGGTGGGCGGCACGCTGGACTTCGCGATGATCTCGCCGACCGCCGCCGTGCCCTTCATCCAGGGCGGGCGCATCGTGCCGCTGGGCGTGACCTCGGCCACGCGCATGGCCAGCCTGCCCAACGTGCCCGCGCTGGGCGAGAACCCGCAGCTCAAGGGTTATGAGCTCTCGGGCTGGTTCGCGCTCGCCGGCCCGGTCAACCTGCCTCCCGAGGTGACGCAACGCCTGCGCACCGCGCTGGCCACGGGCCTGAAAGACCCGGCGATCCGCAAGCGCCTGGAAGCCGGCGGCTCGGTGCCGGCCACCGGCAACGAGGACCTCGCGAAGATCATGCGCGACGACGTCGCCAAGTTCGCCGGCCTGGTGAAGTTCGCGAACATGAAGGACTGAGTCCCGTCTTTCGCGTCACGCTGCGTGCCGAACGGGTGGCCGAACTGCGACTGAAACCTGGCCGATGTCAGCCTGAGGTCGGCCAGCGGAAGCCGCGGGGCATCTGCGCCCGGCCTTCTCCGACGCGCCTTGTACTTCTGTTCTGGCGCACGCCGGCCACGGCGCGCTGCACAGTCCTCGAGTTCCCACTGGAGGTATCGCATGGCAGACGACAGAACCCAGCGCGGCGCGGCTGACGCGGCCCGCATCAACATCAACGAAGAGCACGAGCTTCGCTACTGGGCGAAGGCGCTCAACGTCCCCGAGGCCGAGCTGCGCGAGGCCGTTGCCAAAGTCGGCGTGATGGCGAAGGACGTGCGCGCCCATCTCGGCTTGCCGGAGGTCTAAGGGTGGCCGGTGCCCTGAGGCACATCGCGCTGACCGTCGAGGAACCGGAGCCCGGCGATTTCGAATGGGTGCTGCTCGAGCAGGGCACCCAGTGGGCGGCGTTGAAACGGGCCAAGCGGCCCGTCGCCAGCTACGCGAAGGCGATGGCCGCAGGGCTGCGCGCCCTGCAGGAGATGATCGTCGACCTGGACGCTGGACCGCGCGAGGAAGAGGCGCCAACGCAGCAGGTCAAGCGCGCGCAGTTTGGGTTTGGGTTCGGCAGCCTCAAATAGCGCAACAGTCTCTAGCGCAACACCCAGTAGCCCACGGCCGCCAGGAGCACCAGCAGCAAGACCATCCCGTTCCGCCGCCAGCCTCGAGCGCCCTCCTCGCTCCTGCGAAGCCTTTCATCGTTCAGATGGTCGATCGTGTCCGGTGAACTTGCGTCGTTGAATCTGGTGTCTTCCATGCTATGCCTTGGCAAAGGCAACGGTCTACCTCGGCTCCCAATATGGCGCGGCTCACAATGGCGTGGATCGATGTAGGACTGCGTACTTGTGGACTACAGGAGCAATCGCCGCCGTCGACAGACGTGCGCAACCGATCACTGCGATGACGCGCCAACCGCACTTTGGTGCCTTCAATCGAGGAAGAGATTGCCGCGTACCGCGAGCCGGTGGAAGTGCTCGCCGTGCATGAAGTGCTCGGACGTCGCGATCAGGGCGGGCCTGTTCGGATCTCATCAAAGGATGCCGTTCCGGCGGAGAGTGTGAGATTCGAACTCACGGACGCTTTCACGTCGGCAGTTTTCAAGACTGCTGGTTTAAACCACTCACCCAACTCTCCGATGCCGCGCCGTTGCGGCGCAGCGCCGGCGATTTTATGCGGGCATCGGCGCGAGTCCGGCGCGTCGCCCGAAGAATCTACGCATCCGGCAGAAAAAGCGTCTGCAGATCGCTCAGGAAATCCA
The sequence above is drawn from the Variovorax sp. J2L1-78 genome and encodes:
- a CDS encoding Bug family tripartite tricarboxylate transporter substrate binding protein: MITKRRALESLALTLCAPAAWAQKPTSSGSASTWPVKPVRLLVGFPAGASPDLAARAIAAPLAKSLGQPVLVENKPGDSGNLAADLVAKAQDDHTIGALINGNLTIAKLLNPKTPFDPEKDFAPVAMVGTAPLVLAVTGQAQGTTPTELLLWARNLSSQGKYGTPGIGTVGHLGMELVKSRSGILATHVPFTGNPQVIAAMLAGDVQLALLPPALVKPHLQSGKLKAIGVTSPQRSPLSGDMPTLREANVQGADLEIWTAIAAPAAMPPAAVTRLNEALADVTRLPEVQQALLTAGWQAQPGTPKALSHRMRQDTSLLGGVILMRGIKIEA
- a CDS encoding chemotaxis protein CheW gives rise to the protein MREAFSAARSFPPAMQGASVLPSACLAFRLAGMACGIDMRQVQELRGYGAVASLSRPAVQRRRWLELRGAMVPHLDLRRALGLPAADLAHSAVVVVAAIDARLACFTADGVLGVRRSDMAHAPRRDDAYSLEIRTQEGDALRLLDLDRILEAEALTACSTRPDDDWAPACAETA
- a CDS encoding EAL domain-containing protein, which codes for MPIETLPEQIDTDPLALRCQPIVDLNRVVVVGHHLHLPGRWGTRLPAAPSRAPAGATGFDGASSTTLLIVAPGAAALHEAAACPTARWTQKLLAALGTPRAPLIIDVSAAVHACSDADLRGIVTALRRQGLRWAIGQLGDESTHVRLWAELGPDYMLIDSALTRGIARSMRRLEVARAVAALGRAMGSTLIATGVADPDDLAALRDMGVPYAQGPLLVGVATADAPTQALAPAVQDALHGPAPDMDSPQAQGSLKTVLRSLPMVDAPTVPWHTVNDEVFALFESHMDLQALPVVEDGRPVALIGRLAFMNAYARPRFRETSGRASCRALANTSPHIVELDAEVQELVAALMASDPRYLSEGFIVTENGRYAGLGRADQLLRAVTELRVEAARHANPLTFLPGNIPISIHIEQLLIDNIPFVACYGDLNNFKAFNDHYGYWRGDEMIRLLARIAVRNADPTRDFVGHIGGDDFLVLFQSTDWKQRCLRMIDQFESAAMRLYDDSELEAGGIEGEDRHGVLRFFGFTTLSVGALLVAPGDFEDAQDVANAAALAKHEAKLGATGLTIREAGGPVV
- a CDS encoding LysR family transcriptional regulator — encoded protein: MKLQQLRYLVAVASEGSIRAAARALCLTQATVTQGLRELEGHAQVQLFQRHSSGALLTAAGQELLDHAQRALSQIRQAEEAVARHRNGASPQRLSVGVTPWVAQTLIARVLPRFRAELPHMQLELFDGLSALAYPRLRAGTLDFMIGRIASDALMDGLHAQPLFSYEMTVVARTGHPAATARSIAELTDHDWVLNFTPGEAASFMHNLFGQHGVAAPNQRIHLAHSAMLMLTLVRQAGMLTFCPWPLVETSSMREGMVALPLRERFDTHEVGVVRRSNEPLSHAAQRFVALFMAEVRACVASDDPELKRVFYSVELMGEARAADDEPGPTAGLERRSDRILHVV
- a CDS encoding M20 aminoacylase family protein; its protein translation is MTVAAELDPPVRPAGTVLPEVSAIAADMVQLRRHIHAHPELAFEEFATGDLVAERLAEWGYEVHRGLGGTGVVGTLKRGTSTRRLGLRADMDALPIHETTQLPYASRHAGKMHACGHDGHTAILLAAARCIAQEGAFDGTLNLIFQPAEEGLGGGRRMVEEGLFEKFPCDAIFALHNMPGFPVGKFGFKAGPFMASSDTVLVTVSGRGGHGSAPHLSADPVVAAAHIIVALQTIVARNVDPRDMAVVSVGAIHGGDAPNVIPDEVKLRLTVRAYRPETRALLRERITQLVQSQATTLGVTAEVDYHWRYPALVNDAASTTFARQVALDWLGEDGLLGELEPLTGSEDFSFMLQHCPGSYLIVGNGEGEGHRTGGCMVHNPGYDFNDAILPTAASYWVQLVRRFLAPAA
- a CDS encoding Bug family tripartite tricarboxylate transporter substrate binding protein, producing MTLRTALPARRRLLSTLALAMLPTAPAWSQGYPAKPIKMVVGYAPGGSVDMAARIAADVIAAQIGATVVVDNQSGAAGAVAAQRLVNSPADGYTLLTGSSNEMAATGQVNPAQKYDPLKDMTSIGLIATAPVLLVASPRTNVKSLAEFIELTRRNPGKFSYGSSGVGSTLHFAGELIKQRAGIFMTHIPYRSTSSLTTDLVGGTLDFAMISPTAAVPFIQGGRIVPLGVTSATRMASLPNVPALGENPQLKGYELSGWFALAGPVNLPPEVTQRLRTALATGLKDPAIRKRLEAGGSVPATGNEDLAKIMRDDVAKFAGLVKFANMKD
- a CDS encoding DUF3606 domain-containing protein, with the translated sequence MADDRTQRGAADAARININEEHELRYWAKALNVPEAELREAVAKVGVMAKDVRAHLGLPEV